Genomic segment of Drosophila gunungcola strain Sukarami chromosome 2L unlocalized genomic scaffold, Dgunungcola_SK_2 000052F, whole genome shotgun sequence:
CCAGGCAGTGTGCTCCTTCAGTTTCGGTGTTATCGCCGTATTCCTGGTCCCCATTCGTATTATTTTCGGGACAAAGACTCATAACATGATTGTGATGCCATTCAAATAGGCTTTGGTATACTACATTTGGTGGTTTAAAACGACGCCGATTAACATAATtctgtattattattaataatataattacttTGAGCTGCATTGGTCCACTGATCTCGAGCTGTTTGTGTCGGTTTTAATTTCCCCTCACTTTTCTGTCGGCATCTGCGTCGTTTGCTCCTTTTCCGGGACCTTTTTCTGGTCATATCTTCCGATCTATTCTCCGGCATTAGctcttattattaaaatctaaaCATTTGTCCCACTTTTGTTTACTTCCCAGcaaatacaacaaaacaagaaaaggtGTTGCCATCttttcaatacaaaaattgttgcCAGCTAAAAAAATCGAGTGACCATTTCACGAAAGCCAGActtattgttttgaaaaagtaaattatagATGTCAAGAACATtggatattttttaatatataactatatttattttttgggtttttattatttgttggacaaattattacaaattacCGATTGGCCAATCGGTAAAAATCGGCTATAGAGCCAAATCGACTGTTAGCACTAGAGTTGCCATACAGGTTTtaacgaaaacaaaatgcaGGTGGCGCTATCAATACCAAATGCTGGTACAAACGAACAATTGAGGTTGGAACTGAACATCAGATGGCGCCACAATGGCTCTTTAGTATATATAATTCTTAAAACCCATAAGTATAAAATATcctaattaaaagaaatataaattatttttctcaacgcataaaaaaaataaagttaaaaaaaccCGGCTAGTTTTCATGTAACTCAAGGTTTCTTGAAGCTTTAAATGTAATGAACCAACAATAATTGAGTGTGTTTTCTAcaactatataaaaatctaaagtATCTTTAATATagaaatcgcttaaaatttctTTCCCCTCAAAAGCAAACTAGTGCCTTTTTCGGGCTCAGGGACTGACTTCAATTTGCAGTTGGAACCTTTCTGGCAAAGGGCAAGCGCAAAGTTAAAGCCGCAGCAAAAGCAGAAGCCAAGCCAGATCGCCACCAaatccagatccagatccaggGCCAAGCCAATCCCAGCCAGAAATAGAGCCAGACCAAGGGTAAGGTTAAAGCCAAAGGAAAAGGCAGAggagttttgtttttctagcAAATTCAAATCCCATGCTCTTGTAAATCTCGGTCGATCGGTCGGTCAAAGGATCTCAGAAGTTCGGAACTGAAACACTAAAACTGGGATTAGGGCGGATCAATTTAGCTGTAGTGCGAATGCAAATTGGCCAGCGGTTCGATTTAAATAAGGCGGCCAAACAAAGGCCAGATTGATATAGAGGGCATCCTGCTGAGCCGGAACAAAGAGTCCGTGGATGCACTTCCACTTTACCTGCCTGTCGTCGGGTCATAAAGGAAAATTAGGTTTACACCTCCGCCGGCCAATATgttcataaaacaatttagaGATTTACAAGGGGATCAACTTGAATGTGGTGCACAGTGTTCTATATACCCTGTACCTCTTCTTTCCTCCTTTCTCGACCCATAAGTGGGTGTGTTTGTATTGCGGTTTTAGTGTAACGAAAAAAGGCGCGTGGTTATGGTTATGGATATGGCTATAGATATGGATATCAGGGCCATAATCCCGCCCATCATCCCTCCCTTTTTCCAAAGCACTTCACACACATGTTTACTTTGCCAACTTGCGGGGGAAACGAAAGCTCTTCATTTTCGATGAAGTAATATGCGTTCTGATAATATGAAAAACATCCTGCGGCCAGGATTTGCACGCACTTATTCCCTTTTAATGGACTTGGCCAGCGACTTTTTTGGCcgcatttattttgcatatttttttgagcgcatcgctggaaaaaaaaatattttaattctaGTGATTCGCATTTGTGATGGGAGTTTGTGAACTAGTTTATTTTCTGATTGTATCCGTTTTCATTCTAAAATTGACCCTGGCAGACAGAACTTGTCTAAACTTATTTACTTTCAACATTATTGATAAAACATTAAGTTCCGAATTCTCGTGGCTCAGATCTCGTAATAATAACAGTTATTTTGTCACGCAAAACTAGTAGTTTAATGTTgtgtttgaatattttttttatcaagctataagtatttgtatttttcaagCCAGTTTAATAGTTCGCTCATTTCGGACTCAGTTCTCATTTGGGCACTCGAACTTCCCAACGAGAATCCTAGCCGCGGGGAGCTGGCAGATTGCTACTTACTTGAGCAACATTAGgaacaatttgcatttgcacgGCTCGCAAATAGATCTGTGGCCGCAGGACAACTGGACAATCAGGACTATCGGAACAATCGAAACAATCAGGATGTATGGGAGGATGCCACAGGTATCTCGGCCCCGATACTGTGCCACATGGGATTATAATTCTTGAGCTCGGGATCAAAATAAAGCCTGCGGCCACCGAATAGGGTAGTAAAAGCAAGGGTAATGTGAAAACAAAGAACCCGCGAAGGGTAGCGCAAGGATGTAGGGTCGATGCAGGACAAGTTAGTAACTCTCATTACTTTAAATGGATTTCAATTAAGTTGCAAATTGATCTCGAAAACAATTGAGTCCCGTCGAGGCGTTTTGAGTGGTTCGGGTTTTATGCTTTCTTGCAGGCTGAAAATGCTGCCCGGACTAGTGGTTAAGCCCAACAAAAGAGATGCCTGCTTTTGATCCCACTCCTTGTCGCTTTTTCTTCCTGCATGCTGGTGTTGTGggcgaaaaataaaagaaaaggacAGAACAATGAACTGCTGCTCTTTTCATTCATTTGCACTCGGGGGAAAAACGCGTATGTGAAAATCAATCTGGGAATCTTACTAGTTGGtcagtttaatttaatttttggcagaaagaattttttaaatattacaatgtGAGCCTTTCTAACTTTAGTTTTATCTTGTAAACTGCTTTATAATATCCTTGATCTGGAAGTGTTTAGCGGAGCGATTATGGCTTTTGGGTTTTCAACTTTGAAACATTTGTTAAAGCTTGTGGATTAATTTTGTAAGTccaaaaaagtgtttttgttaatttttttgttgagtgCACAAGGGTGACAGAATCAGCATCGGAATCAGAGTCATTGGTTGCTTTCATTCATCTGCTTTCGGACTGTAAGCGATATGCGAGCTGCAGGCAAAATCACAGCTGCCGAAGCACTTGGCACCCAAGCGCTTCTCCCCCACTTTTTCCAGGTCCAAAAACACAACCCAATTCATAAATGACTGGCAGTTTTCCCCACGAAGGAGCCAGAGTCCTGCTGCTGACAGGATAACGAGATTTTTCAAGTGGCCCTCCACTTCACACCCTTTTATTCAGATGCAGCGGCgacggctgctgctgctgctgttgaaaTCAATCTTAATCTCAATCTAGTCCTGGTCCGGAGGTCTTAGCAGATTTCTCTCGCAATTAGTCGgcagggaaatggaaaaggcGCAAAAAACGATTTTCCAAGGACTTAAACACGAACAGAGGGATAACAGGTTCGGGCGGAGATCGAGGGATATCCTGAAATGCTAGGATCGAGGCAATCAAATGCGCATCACCAATCACCgcaaaaataaaggaaaaaaaagagaacagTATGGCGGAGAAAGCATTTCTTTCTTCTGCGGGGCGTGTGAAGTAAAGGGACGAGAagcgaaacaaaaaatgagcagAGAAAATGGGATATGGAGGGGGGAAAactcctctctctctctctctgtttgCCATACAACTGGGCTTATCCCGGCTGATCCTTGTTGCGATTTGCAACGGTCAATTGAAAAGCGACCGGGAAAACGATCAGCCAAATCGTTAGGATCCCCAGACACAGGACCTGGGCAgtagttttgttttgcttagtTTTTTATTCCCAACACAACATGGCAAATACATAGAGAACACGCGGATAACAAGGAAATAGGCAATGAGTCGAGAAAAGACGACAGGCCGGGGCAATACGGAGAAAAACAAACACGCCACACACGCTGCAAAAAGGCGCCTTTAGAGAAGCTGTCTCTACActgatgaaaaaaatataaaaggtaAGTTGAAAAGCTGTTTAACAATTGCTGGTTGTAAGCCTTGAGTAAAATGCTAAACCAGCCACATTTGGAGTATTCGGTTGTATAAGCCGCCCTTGCCAAACATAAATGAATTGGTAAttagaaaaactttaaaacaacaTCTACATCCAAATTACATATATGCGTCAATGTTGAAAATATGCTTCTCCtacttttttgattttgattttcagatctttatatttatatagtaagctttatttgatttttatatataatataataatgattataatttataatcattttaattaaactgtaAAAAGtgataaaatctttttattgtCCATATTTAatgtgtaatattttttttaaaacgagaaaattataattatttttccaattattCCTTTGGCAACTATATGATTTAAACGATCCAAgtatatgaatgttatttagcACTTTTCTGTGAGTGTTTTTAAATCCTAGGGCCTATATTTTCAGTTCCCTTTTTCCACCTTTAcaatctttttatttgtttgattctTGTTCTCTATTgcgatttgtttgtttgccaatATGTTTGGTTTTGTCTGAGGTGACGGATACATAGAGCCCGAAAAAAACCTTTGAGATATCGGCCAGGAGATGAAGTTGCAGACGTCTATGATTTTCCAGATTTGCGAAGAAAGAGTTAAGTCAAATAAAGTTTCCAAAAGTGCACAAAAACAAAGAGAAAGAGGTAAAAGGTCTTTTTGCAGAGCAAAAACTCGGTTAATTAATTGAGTTGAAGTAATTTTCGGtaaaaaggaaaagttctCGCAAATGGGATTGCCTTTTGACAGGCTCCTTTTTTACCTCCTTCGTTCAGGATGTTTTCCTTGCCATTTCCACTTGACAAATATTTGACTGGCCTTTCTCACCcctttttccatattttttccACCCGCACGCCCACAAAACATCCTCGGgttacataatttaaatttttaattacgcATCAAATCAACACGAACAATTATTACAGCCTTTAAGCAGAGAAAAGGGAGAGTTGGTTCGGTGTTTTCTTTTCAAGAAAAGAGAggaaaacaatacaaaatcgTGTATAACTCAAGTAACtgaaatttataattgtaGGTATAttgcccattttttttttcatttacttttgaTTGGTATTTAGACCATTTTCACTAACTGCAGTATATAAAATAGTATTGAGaagacttaattttttaatcataaGTCTTGCTCCTAACTTCTGTTTAAAGTATTCAATATTTGAATACAGTTGTTTGcgtaaaaatattcaaaaaacaattaacaataaaatctTCATGACTGCCAGAATTTCTTTGGCggttatttgtaaattttataaaaccgATTCTAggtaacatttaaaataaattgcaatacATAAGACTTGCTTTAACATCTCTTTAAggtaatacaaaattttaacatatttttttggtgaCAAATATCagaaaagcaaataataatGCCATTATTCTTACTGAAAACCAAAATTCCTTCAGGTTTCAAACCAGAATTTGTTTGGAGGTTATATGTCAATAGATTTCTCACTTGGTTTTATTATACTGCCCTATTCTGTGGAGACCTAAATTGAGGAATTATCGAGAAATATGTTCCCAAAGCAAATCAAACAGGCCGGGAATCTCTTCATAGCTCAATATTAAACAGTGAGAGAGAATGAAGCCCTGACCAAAGTGTGGCCTTGTTTGCGCAAATACGAACCCAAAACAAGGTTACTTAGGATGTGTAAAAAAAGCAGCTGCTCCTGATGGCAGCTCTCTGTCTCTTTCCCGCTCTATCTCCTTCTCTTTTCCGCACACTCCAATCCTTGATCGGCGGTCCGTTTGTCGACCATTTTGGTTTTGACTCACGCCCCGAAATCGTTCTTTCAATATCGCTTCCATTCATCCGCTcgggttttttggttttattgcaCCTTTTGTCTCCCCTCTCCCTGTCTATCCCTCTCTTTCTGATCCGATCTTTCCGTCTCTTTCTTTTCCTCGCCATGCGTAATCGATGCAATTTGCACGCTTACGCATATCGCTGGATTAAACTTATCCCTGATCCCTGAACTGACTGATCCCTTGATGCGACAGCCATTGCCATGGATTGCTTATATCTCTACACTGCGAAAACGTTGATATCAAACGgagttttttaataactcaCGTTATATAAGAAATTAAGAATtggattaaattaaatttggtttgTATATAACTGTAGTTATCCTTCCTAATTGATCGTTATTAGGAATGGTACAGGGAAGATATTTACGATTTGTTAGTTTGCGAAAGTCGAGCCTAAGCTTTTAATTAAGGAGAGATAATCgggtaaaaatacatattcgAGTAGTAGTCCTGATCACGAATTTTCATGTGTATTTGCCAATTTCCCCTCTGTATTTATATTACACAGCGCACCAAGTCTGTGGGGGTCAAGTTGCCTTCCATGTGATACcggaatattataaatatataatttcttttcaGTGCACTTCTGGGATCTGCTTGAAAAACCCTTGGACTGGATTCGACTGTGCGACGCATAAAACGATAtttggattaaatatttaattgactGCTAAGCGAAACCGGTGTGACCATATTGAATGATCCGggggttgctgctgctgctgctggcgggGATTAGCTCGATTCTACGTCAAGGTTTCATTAACATATCAATGTCGGCAGCAGCAGGCGACTCAGCCGCAATTGCAAATCCTCAGCACGGGATTTAGCTGCTGAATCCAAAGAATCTGATTTCGATTCTGGTGCGGATTCTgctgctgatttcgatttggCTTCTCGAGGAAATTcgcttaaatttttaacaagaCAAATACGCAAAGCACACGCCCTCCCACCCccctttttcttcttcttcttctctCCCGGTTTTTCCGCTTCTGAGAAACAATcatagagagagagaaagagaaggaGAGTGAGAAAGAGCGAGGaaaacttttctaattttGCAGAACTGGCAAATGTGGCCGTGGGCGTCGAAAGAGAAATGGCAAcataaaatcgaaataaaaatcatcatcatcgggAGTCAAGAAAAAGTTCGAAGAAGATGAAGATTTCTCCCCACACTTTTTGCCCAGCGCTCAAATGGAAAAGTAGAAAAACCTTTTATTCCACAATGTTTGTTTAGTCCTTTGCCAATTGAACTTTTTCGCACAGCCAATCGAAGGGGTAGTGGTAGAACGAAAACCAAATACAATACTTAGAcgagttaatttaattttttatttaaaattcaatctacgaactaaaacaaaaagtgcacggcaaatgaaagaaaaaatcaGGTCAACCTGGgaggaaataaaatataaaaaagtttcatGTGGAAAATGGTAACAGAAAAAATGGTGCGagcacaaaaaataatagaaaaggTGAAGCAAAACTTTTAGGCTTAGCAGGAAGCGCACTCCCAGTGCTTCCTCCAACTTTTTTCCTATATTTCATCACCATCATCGGTTTTCCCGTCGGGAGTTTTTGGCCATGTAAGAAGTTCAGTGCAAAGGCAAATAGCAAAACTCAGGATGGAGAATCCACTGAGATTCGAAGAGAAAGAGGGAAGGAAAATAGCATGGTCCTGTGGTCTTTGGCCTGCTTAattattcaataatttctaaaAGCATTTGGCCACATTCGACGTCATCAGCCGTCATCCTTTCATCCTTTTACAACATGTGACAGGACCGCTTCTCTGCTTCCTTTCAGGTTAAACACATCTACCACCACACACTGTCAAATATATGCATTTATGAAAGCTTCCCTCTCAGGGCCTCACTGTCGTCCAtattacacagaaaaaaacgtCGAGTTGAACAGTCTTAAAGGATCCAAATTTCATAATAATCGGTATACACGCAGACCTGAATGCATCATGCCCTTACGcaaatataaaacatacacctaacatttttaaaatatatatattaaaatatttgataacaACGAAGTCATCGAAatgtattaaaacaaatttggcattttaaattaatattatttgttaacTTTTGTTCTAagttatttcaatattttaaccCCCACGTAGGTGACATTGTGAGGACTTTTCGCTTCATTCGCTTTCCCTGGCTGGCTTTTCACTTGTGTGAGTGGCTTGCCAGAGTTGCATTTATCATTAGTCGTAGCTTAGCTTTTGTTTTCCTGCATTTGAAAAGAGGGAGGAAAAGGGGATGTCCTGGGGGCCATTGGGGATTTTGCACTTGGGCATGTTTGATGTGGAAACTttagattaaaatattttcatatgcACACATACTAGGTGGAACAATAGCGATGAGGGTCACCAAAGTGCTGTAAATTATTTGTAGAGCTCTCCCTACTTTCCCTCCCGCATAAGCTTCACTCCCCCTCTATATCATCCTTGCATTCATCACTACTCTATGTAACCTTTAACCCCCCGAAGGAAGAAGAGGAGAAACGCGGAAGAAGGGGGCAAGAAACGGCGCATCTCCATGGGCGGATTGAGCGCATAATGATGTTTATGTGTTgccaaaaacataaaagcatTAATTTAGTCATTATCTTCTTAAGATACAGCGCCGGCAGAGGCAGCTGAAAATCCCATGAAAGCGAGAAGAGAGCCAACCTTTTTGCCACCCATAATTTTCATCAACATTTTTATGCGCCACTTTGGTGAAAGGGcaagagggagagagagatagagcTGATGTATAGCCAACTCTAGCACAC
This window contains:
- the LOC128253568 gene encoding uncharacterized protein LOC128253568, whose translation is MPENRSEDMTRKRSRKRSKRRRCRQKSEGKLKPTQTARDQWTNAAQIYQSLFEWHHNHVMSLCPENNTNGDQEYGDNTETEGAHCLDYVYESSSDDQEDEPIDEEYLKFLEVTIKHQQELRDLKAAQITTSLD